One Deefgea tanakiae genomic region harbors:
- the pilG gene encoding twitching motility response regulator PilG, protein MSSLAGIKVMVIDDSNTIRRSAEIFLGQAGCTVILAEDGFDALAKITDNHPDVIFVDVMMPRLDGYQTCALIKKNPRFKSTPVVMLSSKDGLFDRARGRMVGSDEYLTKPFTKDSLLAAVGTHATSAT, encoded by the coding sequence ATGTCTAGTCTTGCTGGTATTAAGGTGATGGTTATCGATGACAGCAATACCATTCGACGCAGCGCTGAAATATTCTTAGGGCAAGCTGGCTGCACTGTGATTTTGGCTGAAGATGGGTTTGATGCTTTGGCTAAAATTACGGATAACCACCCCGATGTGATTTTTGTGGATGTAATGATGCCTCGTCTAGACGGTTATCAGACTTGCGCCTTAATTAAAAAGAACCCGCGCTTCAAATCGACTCCAGTGGTGATGTTGTCTTCAAAAGATGGTTTGTTTGACCGCGCTCGTGGGCGCATGGTCGGCTCTGATGAATACTTAACCAAACCGTTTACCAAAGACAGCCTATTGGCAGCCGTTGGCACTCACGCGACGAGTGCAACCTAA
- a CDS encoding chemotaxis protein CheW, which translates to MAKRITARVSLREYQQGVMQRLQTATTVAQVDARLGLQIGNDNWLVDLADVSEVMPMPSVTGVPLAHSWFKGVANIRGNLVSVVDLPAFFGQQHQGFTLLARLVLLQPRHLPHASVLVNKMMGLKHLADLEQEALEGTEPAWVGGKYKDAAGQSWKVLDVVKLVNEPAFLQTGIA; encoded by the coding sequence ATGGCTAAGCGAATCACTGCGCGAGTAAGTTTGCGTGAGTACCAGCAAGGGGTAATGCAGCGTCTACAAACGGCGACGACAGTGGCGCAGGTGGATGCTCGCTTGGGTTTGCAAATCGGCAATGATAATTGGTTGGTTGATTTGGCAGATGTTTCTGAAGTGATGCCCATGCCTTCTGTCACCGGCGTGCCGCTTGCGCACTCGTGGTTTAAGGGCGTGGCTAATATTCGCGGTAATTTGGTGAGCGTGGTTGATTTACCTGCGTTTTTTGGTCAGCAACATCAAGGGTTTACTTTGCTTGCTCGCTTGGTTCTGCTGCAGCCACGCCACCTACCGCACGCTTCGGTGTTGGTAAATAAAATGATGGGTTTGAAGCATTTGGCTGACTTAGAGCAAGAAGCGCTTGAAGGAACTGAACCGGCTTGGGTGGGGGGCAAATACAAAGATGCTGCCGGCCAGTCGTGGAAGGTCTTGGATGTGGTGAAATTAGTGAATGAGCCTGCATTTTTGCAGACTGGGATTGCATAA
- a CDS encoding histidine phosphatase family protein, with the protein MAFRLTLIRHGVAEGASEAIFGQSNPPLSALGREQLDTRWAALSAHPVDAIASSTLARCADFALDAAMSLGLPLHLERGFNEMSLGSIDGKAKAEWSIAEHTAWDLWQQDPDQHPLPEGESWAAFSSRIHTALNAWFASGDAEHRVLIAHQGTIKAILLAALGLPAARHSQFWLAPAGCVTLWWDENWPPMLLDISNTLPDMP; encoded by the coding sequence ATGGCATTTCGGCTCACTTTAATCCGCCATGGCGTAGCTGAGGGTGCTAGCGAGGCGATCTTTGGCCAGAGCAATCCGCCACTATCAGCACTCGGCCGTGAGCAGCTTGATACTCGCTGGGCTGCATTATCGGCGCACCCTGTCGATGCCATTGCCAGCTCTACGTTGGCGCGTTGCGCCGATTTTGCACTCGATGCAGCGATGTCGCTGGGCTTGCCCCTGCATTTAGAGCGTGGCTTCAATGAAATGAGTTTAGGCAGTATTGACGGCAAAGCCAAAGCAGAATGGAGCATAGCGGAACATACTGCATGGGATTTGTGGCAACAAGATCCAGACCAACATCCATTGCCAGAAGGTGAAAGCTGGGCTGCATTTTCGAGTCGCATCCATACCGCCCTGAATGCTTGGTTTGCCAGTGGTGATGCAGAACACCGCGTTTTAATTGCCCATCAAGGGACGATCAAAGCGATTTTACTCGCGGCTTTAGGTTTACCTGCCGCACGGCACAGCCAGTTTTGGCTCGCGCCAGCGGGTTGCGTGACGCTGTGGTGGGATGAAAATTGGCCACCGATGTTACTCGACATCAGCAACACACTGCCCGACATGCCATGA
- a CDS encoding response regulator, with the protein MTIKKILIVDDSPTERHFLGELLTKNGFQIITLESGEEAVARTKEIMPDLILMDVVMPGMNGFQATRTITRDDATKNIPIIMCTSKNQETDMVWAKRQGATEYVVKPVDPQELLNKIASL; encoded by the coding sequence ATGACGATCAAAAAGATTCTGATTGTGGACGACTCGCCAACCGAGCGTCATTTTCTTGGTGAGTTACTCACTAAGAACGGATTTCAAATTATTACCTTAGAGTCGGGCGAAGAAGCTGTCGCTCGTACTAAAGAAATTATGCCTGATTTGATTTTGATGGACGTTGTGATGCCTGGAATGAATGGTTTCCAAGCTACACGCACTATTACGCGTGATGATGCGACTAAAAATATTCCAATCATCATGTGTACTTCGAAAAATCAAGAAACTGATATGGTTTGGGCCAAGCGCCAAGGTGCTACCGAATATGTGGTTAAGCCTGTCGATCCACAAGAATTGCTGAATAAAATCGCATCGCTATAA
- a CDS encoding methyl-accepting chemotaxis protein, whose amino-acid sequence MAVMDRIKGLFSGSDKAGKSRPGENKKSFDPSRTTWILDKIRLPEGDDVQSLKPIPLIGHLPARQQMAIFLVAMVLSVALFAVTAFLSFRSSSINADNQATATEMQMLSQRIARASTQAVRGNPEAFKVLDESYNRFNDSLNRLMDGQSAWNIFQVSGAEQLALIETVWNTSFRPNPSRPTVDTILKQKSALMAVGNSVEGINSNDAKLLEQTQQFASLLADSGGTLRELDYANQLAMLSQRTSKNANAMLAGELINPEVVFLLGKDVSTFNEIVLSFLDGNPDLQIRPVTTTEMAKKLEQIQVLFKDFEVVVSAFSKNMQPLVNTRLANQAIVRDSEKLLTDTKSLAEQYSNSVGGVVVTIVEVILIAIALASLLLLVRVFNQESVKRRLASESENRKNQDAILRLLNEMGDLADGDLTIRASVTEDLTGAIADSINFTIEELRTLITGINRATEKVNASSAEAQQISTELLSAAERQSREIETTNRNVAQIVSSIQGVSSTAAESANVAKTSLSAAELGAEAVNNQIKGMGEIREQIQETAKRIKRLGESSQEIGEIVELISDITEQTNVLALNAAIQAAAAGEAGRGFSVVAEEVQRLAERSGEATKQIGAIVKTIQADTHDAVAAMELSTQGVVEGAKLSDAAGNALAEIGKVSRELARLIGSIAHETEDQTQLASQVSHTMRDILSITEQTTAGTQQSAVAVGQLTGLAAELKASVSGFKLS is encoded by the coding sequence ATGGCAGTGATGGATCGCATCAAGGGCTTGTTTTCTGGTAGTGACAAGGCTGGCAAATCTCGGCCGGGTGAAAATAAAAAATCATTCGACCCATCTAGAACAACTTGGATTCTTGATAAAATTCGTTTGCCAGAAGGCGATGATGTTCAGTCGCTTAAGCCGATTCCATTGATTGGTCACCTGCCTGCACGTCAGCAAATGGCAATTTTCCTGGTTGCAATGGTGCTGAGTGTGGCTTTGTTCGCCGTAACTGCATTTCTTTCTTTCCGTTCGAGCAGTATCAATGCGGATAATCAAGCCACTGCGACTGAGATGCAGATGTTGTCGCAGCGTATTGCTCGTGCGTCAACACAGGCCGTGCGTGGTAATCCAGAAGCATTTAAGGTGTTGGACGAGTCTTATAATCGATTTAATGACAGTTTGAATCGTCTTATGGATGGTCAAAGTGCTTGGAATATTTTTCAAGTATCAGGTGCTGAGCAATTAGCGCTCATTGAAACGGTTTGGAACACTTCGTTTCGTCCAAACCCAAGTCGACCAACTGTAGATACAATTTTGAAACAAAAATCGGCGCTGATGGCGGTGGGTAATAGCGTTGAAGGTATTAATAGCAATGATGCCAAACTATTAGAGCAAACTCAGCAGTTCGCCTCGCTTCTTGCTGATAGTGGCGGTACTTTGCGAGAATTAGATTATGCCAATCAGTTGGCGATGTTATCGCAGCGAACTTCTAAAAATGCCAATGCAATGTTGGCAGGTGAGTTGATTAATCCTGAGGTGGTCTTCTTGCTCGGTAAGGATGTATCAACATTTAACGAGATTGTTCTTTCGTTTTTGGACGGCAATCCAGATCTACAAATTCGCCCTGTAACGACCACAGAAATGGCGAAGAAATTAGAGCAAATTCAGGTTCTATTTAAAGATTTCGAAGTGGTGGTGAGCGCGTTCTCGAAGAATATGCAGCCGCTGGTCAACACGCGCTTGGCCAATCAAGCGATTGTTCGTGATTCAGAAAAATTACTCACTGATACAAAATCACTGGCTGAGCAATACAGCAACTCAGTGGGTGGTGTTGTAGTTACTATTGTTGAGGTGATTCTGATTGCAATCGCCTTGGCTTCATTGTTGTTGTTGGTTCGAGTATTCAATCAAGAGTCAGTGAAACGTCGTTTGGCTTCAGAGTCTGAAAACCGTAAGAATCAGGATGCGATTTTGCGATTGCTGAATGAAATGGGCGATTTGGCTGATGGTGACTTGACCATTCGTGCATCGGTGACTGAGGACTTAACGGGCGCAATTGCCGACTCGATTAACTTTACGATTGAAGAGTTACGGACACTGATTACCGGTATTAACCGTGCCACTGAAAAGGTTAACGCATCTTCCGCAGAAGCTCAGCAAATTTCTACTGAGTTGTTGTCTGCGGCAGAGCGCCAATCGCGTGAGATTGAAACTACGAACCGCAATGTGGCGCAAATCGTTAGCTCGATTCAAGGTGTTTCAAGTACCGCTGCTGAATCGGCTAACGTGGCGAAAACATCGCTCTCTGCCGCTGAGCTGGGTGCAGAGGCGGTAAATAATCAGATTAAAGGGATGGGCGAGATTCGTGAGCAGATTCAAGAAACTGCGAAGCGAATTAAACGTCTTGGTGAATCGTCGCAAGAGATTGGTGAAATCGTTGAATTGATTTCCGACATTACCGAACAGACCAACGTATTGGCATTGAACGCCGCGATTCAGGCCGCAGCAGCGGGTGAGGCGGGTCGAGGCTTCTCAGTGGTTGCGGAAGAGGTTCAGCGCCTTGCTGAGCGTTCAGGCGAGGCAACTAAACAGATCGGTGCGATTGTGAAAACGATTCAGGCCGATACCCACGATGCGGTTGCTGCGATGGAATTGTCTACGCAAGGTGTGGTTGAGGGGGCAAAACTCTCTGATGCTGCGGGTAATGCGCTAGCCGAGATTGGTAAAGTTTCTCGTGAATTGGCAAGGTTGATTGGTTCGATTGCCCATGAAACTGAAGATCAAACTCAATTGGCAAGCCAAGTTAGTCATACGATGCGTGACATCTTGTCGATTACTGAGCAAACCACTGCCGGTACGCAACAGTCTGCCGTTGCGGTAGGCCAATTGACTGGCCTCGCTGCAGAGCTGAAAGCATCGGTTTCTGGTTTCAAACTGTCCTAA
- the cobS gene encoding adenosylcobinamide-GDP ribazoletransferase, with protein sequence MSRFFDWREPILAVQFLSRIPTPQIHDFEPALLAKSVGWFPAVGMLIGALLFGIAYTSSQLDPWLAAILGLAFWTWVTGGLHLDGLADMSDGLGAAHRDPARFLAVLKDPHLGSFGVLSLIIQCLLKLVLLMLLVRQQQLAALLLIPAWARSGVFIWQTLPALAPGMAEQFAWKKNSTLAVFWGLVLLAASAWFSPALLAAPMVLIAYRQWLKAKLGGVTGDCLGAGIEVSESAMLLIAVLGTGIIGAIHS encoded by the coding sequence ATGAGCCGCTTTTTCGACTGGCGCGAGCCGATTCTAGCGGTGCAGTTTCTAAGCCGAATCCCCACCCCACAAATCCATGATTTCGAGCCCGCACTGCTGGCCAAATCAGTCGGCTGGTTTCCTGCGGTGGGGATGCTCATTGGCGCGCTCTTATTCGGCATTGCCTATACCAGTTCGCAACTCGATCCGTGGCTCGCCGCCATCCTTGGACTTGCATTCTGGACTTGGGTCACTGGCGGCCTGCATTTGGATGGTTTGGCCGACATGAGTGATGGACTCGGCGCAGCGCATCGCGATCCGGCACGATTTTTGGCAGTGTTGAAAGACCCGCATTTGGGCAGCTTTGGTGTGCTGTCGCTCATCATACAATGCCTGCTTAAACTCGTTCTATTAATGCTTTTAGTACGGCAGCAACAATTGGCGGCGCTGCTATTGATTCCAGCATGGGCGCGTAGCGGTGTGTTTATTTGGCAAACATTGCCCGCTTTAGCACCGGGTATGGCCGAACAATTTGCGTGGAAAAAAAATAGCACGCTTGCGGTGTTTTGGGGGCTGGTATTGCTGGCGGCATCTGCTTGGTTTAGCCCTGCGCTTTTAGCCGCACCAATGGTCCTAATTGCCTATCGGCAATGGCTCAAAGCTAAGTTGGGTGGCGTCACTGGCGACTGCTTGGGCGCAGGCATTGAAGTCAGTGAAAGCGCAATGCTGCTCATTGCAGTGCTCGGCACAGGTATAATCGGCGCAATTCATTCGTAG
- a CDS encoding hybrid sensor histidine kinase/response regulator → MSMHTEFDKGSLLWVKAEIDSTLARASDALSQYTTNKDAAVLKHAKTHLHQAYGALDLVELTGLARFCEEVEQLILVLENGELDEVGLPLALRAIQEIGQYLDRLTAGMPNIPLSLLPTFREVAQLRSANPSGSELYFPQFLLNMPAGLPHKTANAAEMVQVIKQQRMRYESGLLRWLKGQKEVAPVMAASLAELAKHQTSTLPRNFWWSAAALVDGLATNRAEFDLDPQQVLLRLNLQIRRLADGSSKVAERLFRDILYLLPQLDCDSPLARRLAIDFDLSDLFPNAQTVMSAEAMAAEQIARSLRDELSLAKDTWSRVAAGHLEKTSTVRQLIQQLAEKSKPLHIDGLGELWDGLSTAVSQGQASQDLALEIATGLLLADNALAIYPSHADDFAQQVTALLRRLLDPSASNELPHLDEISREAQDRLLLSQLAVEMRSNLLSIEEILDAFFRNAQEREALVEIEPMLRQVQGALMMLDRQTAVDLTHECLVRISHHAGAQTNPELHELEELAEALSALGFYVNDLAQERDDEAALLPLLQRLTGREAAVAIVDEFVALEAEPELTSVEPLPVAEPESVPESRAMPISEAAIDAELLEVYLEEAVEVLATIESQQVLLHSNPQNREAFTTMRRSFHTLKGSGRMVGLYQLGEVAWSIEQLLNKWLQLDKPASERLLALLDFTHLAFVGWVDQLQKNGHVEVEASAIDAEALALRSEVDVADDEDDLDVSAPAVEVEMAVSNDIQIGDVTVSATLFTIFCEEARKYLSALSHGVEVLAESGEVDANFILAAHTLGGITSTAGFRPQGELAYAVEHALQQQLHIGREQVPLFSEAVNQLHGMMDSIFAEQVPTTAPDVIARLEALQAEAVEMILEEEPSSVIEPESTVVIDAVDDEVALVDLVEETLAVQEAEATELMAFDLPAIDLNLDELELGLDATDLTYSADALGLTVPSETETETETETETETETETETETAPFIATEMSEALLPALDLSRSSEDETVSIAVPNEIDTVDDLVSPIDLIDLVPEQMTESLGSDLPLLDLILSDEITLETETETETETETETETETETETEAETEAETEAEAEAEAEAEAEEEAEAEITLDDLVIAEETAPTEAVVELESREAELIAVPEAFVATDLIGHLGLSTATEIDESSPLAHLVSSEDTLNAARAELDATLIDDIDVQLLPIFIEESEELLPQLSHDLRLLSEGSDHDSVLQQIKRSLHTVKGSARMSGAMRMGEAAHRMESRLVESVEINPELLARLEGDYDLLLALFAELTEPAKPEMAAEVGTGAVPVVPKLLAAAETDNKTVIRVKSELVDQLVNQAGEVAISRTRIEAEMLMFKSSLLDLTENVARLRTQLRELEIQAETQMQAREKEVQEMHASFDPLEFDRFSRLQELTRFMAESVNDVGTVQQSLLKNLDESSAALLAQSRMTKELQQSLMRVRMVPFASVSDRLYRLTRQAGKEVGKKVNLELKGGRVEIDRGVLDKMISPFEHMLRNAIDHGLENTEDRVSQGKSEFGEILIEVRQEGNELVLLLKDDGKGLDLPRIRQKGLDKGLIRADQVVSDNDLCHLIFEPGFSTASTVTQLSGRGIGMDVVKNEVSNLGGKIDVSTVAGQSTTFVIHLPLTLAVAQVLLVKAGERLIAIPSVMIEQVQELKSEALARIYENREQEWMGQRYRFAYLPRLLGDVAAIPEQKRYSTVILLRSGAERIALHVDQLVKNQEVVVKPIGPQLARIPGVVGATVLGTGEIVLIMNPLALLAQSAQITAQVQTVDTSHQAQPTMPEQLSTAPVVMVVDDSLTVRKITGRLLAREGFQVVTAKDGVDALQQLHDVKPAVMLVDIEMPRMDGFELTRNVRVADDTKHIPIIMITSRTAEKHKKYAFELGVNAYLGKPYQEDELLGLIRRLVAESAS, encoded by the coding sequence ATGAGTATGCACACCGAATTTGATAAGGGCTCTTTGTTGTGGGTCAAGGCTGAAATTGATAGCACCTTGGCTCGCGCCAGTGATGCACTTTCGCAATACACCACCAACAAAGATGCCGCAGTACTAAAACACGCAAAAACTCATTTGCACCAAGCCTATGGTGCGCTTGATTTGGTTGAGTTGACGGGCTTGGCTCGTTTTTGCGAGGAAGTTGAGCAGCTGATTTTGGTTTTAGAAAATGGTGAGCTGGATGAAGTTGGCTTACCCTTGGCGCTGCGCGCAATTCAAGAAATTGGCCAATACTTAGACCGCTTAACAGCGGGCATGCCAAATATTCCATTATCGTTGCTACCCACTTTCCGCGAAGTAGCTCAATTGCGTTCGGCTAATCCTTCCGGCTCAGAGCTGTATTTTCCGCAGTTCTTATTAAATATGCCTGCAGGCTTGCCACACAAAACAGCAAATGCGGCTGAAATGGTGCAAGTTATTAAACAGCAGCGCATGCGCTATGAAAGTGGTTTATTGCGTTGGCTAAAGGGGCAAAAAGAAGTCGCTCCGGTGATGGCGGCCAGTCTGGCTGAGTTGGCAAAGCATCAAACCAGTACCTTGCCCCGCAATTTTTGGTGGTCAGCAGCAGCCTTAGTGGATGGACTTGCTACTAATCGAGCCGAGTTTGATTTAGATCCACAGCAAGTGTTACTGCGTTTAAATTTACAAATCCGTAGATTGGCGGATGGCTCAAGCAAAGTCGCTGAGCGATTGTTTCGCGATATATTGTATTTACTACCGCAATTAGATTGCGATAGCCCATTGGCGCGCCGTCTCGCTATCGATTTTGATTTAAGTGATCTCTTTCCAAACGCCCAAACGGTGATGTCTGCTGAGGCGATGGCAGCCGAGCAAATCGCACGCTCATTGCGAGATGAATTGTCTTTGGCCAAAGACACGTGGTCACGTGTTGCCGCTGGCCATTTAGAAAAAACCTCTACAGTTCGCCAATTGATTCAGCAATTAGCTGAGAAATCAAAACCACTCCATATCGATGGTTTGGGTGAGCTATGGGATGGCTTATCTACGGCGGTATCGCAAGGTCAGGCTAGTCAAGACTTAGCGCTAGAAATTGCAACAGGTTTGTTGCTTGCTGATAATGCCCTCGCTATTTATCCAAGTCATGCGGATGATTTTGCTCAGCAAGTCACGGCCTTATTGCGTCGATTACTTGATCCAAGTGCGAGCAATGAGTTGCCGCATCTTGATGAAATTAGCCGTGAGGCACAAGATCGTCTACTGCTGTCGCAACTTGCTGTTGAGATGCGTAGCAATTTATTGTCTATTGAAGAAATCTTGGATGCATTTTTCCGAAATGCCCAAGAGCGTGAAGCCTTAGTTGAAATCGAGCCGATGCTGCGTCAGGTACAAGGCGCACTGATGATGCTCGATAGACAAACTGCAGTGGATCTCACTCATGAATGCCTAGTGCGTATTTCACATCATGCAGGGGCACAGACCAATCCTGAGCTTCACGAGCTTGAAGAGTTAGCAGAGGCTTTGTCGGCGCTTGGATTCTATGTCAATGATTTGGCGCAAGAGCGTGATGATGAGGCGGCACTACTCCCCTTACTGCAACGCCTAACGGGGCGCGAGGCAGCAGTTGCCATCGTCGATGAATTCGTTGCGCTGGAAGCAGAGCCTGAACTGACATCTGTTGAGCCATTGCCTGTGGCAGAGCCTGAGTCAGTTCCTGAGTCGCGCGCGATGCCAATTTCAGAAGCGGCGATTGATGCTGAGTTGCTTGAGGTTTATCTCGAAGAAGCCGTTGAAGTCTTGGCGACAATTGAAAGTCAGCAAGTTCTACTGCATAGCAACCCACAAAATCGTGAAGCCTTTACTACGATGCGCCGTAGTTTCCATACGCTCAAAGGTAGTGGACGGATGGTGGGCTTGTACCAATTGGGTGAAGTAGCTTGGTCAATTGAACAGCTGCTCAATAAATGGCTGCAACTGGATAAACCTGCGTCAGAACGCCTATTAGCCTTGCTTGATTTCACCCATCTGGCCTTTGTGGGCTGGGTTGACCAATTACAGAAAAATGGTCATGTTGAGGTTGAAGCCAGCGCGATAGATGCTGAAGCATTAGCGTTACGTAGTGAAGTCGATGTCGCTGATGATGAGGATGATCTCGACGTTAGCGCACCTGCTGTAGAAGTCGAAATGGCAGTGTCTAATGATATCCAAATTGGCGATGTCACTGTTTCGGCAACTTTGTTTACTATTTTCTGCGAAGAAGCACGGAAATACTTAAGCGCTTTGTCGCACGGTGTTGAGGTCTTGGCTGAATCCGGTGAGGTGGATGCCAACTTTATTTTGGCAGCACATACCCTAGGGGGGATCACCTCTACGGCTGGCTTCCGGCCTCAAGGTGAGCTTGCATACGCTGTAGAACATGCTCTGCAACAACAATTACATATTGGGCGTGAGCAAGTGCCCTTGTTCTCCGAAGCAGTCAATCAACTGCATGGCATGATGGACAGTATTTTTGCCGAGCAAGTGCCTACGACGGCTCCCGATGTGATTGCACGCTTGGAAGCCTTACAAGCTGAAGCAGTCGAAATGATTCTTGAGGAGGAGCCGAGTTCAGTTATTGAGCCTGAGTCAACTGTAGTCATTGATGCTGTGGATGACGAAGTGGCTTTGGTGGATTTAGTTGAAGAAACGCTGGCTGTTCAAGAAGCTGAAGCGACTGAATTGATGGCGTTTGATTTGCCTGCGATTGATTTGAATCTTGATGAGTTAGAGCTTGGTCTGGATGCAACAGATTTAACGTATTCTGCTGATGCTTTAGGACTGACGGTCCCATCCGAAACCGAAACCGAAACCGAAACCGAAACCGAAACCGAAACCGAAACCGAAACCGAAACCGAAACCGCCCCTTTCATTGCAACAGAGATGAGCGAGGCCTTACTGCCCGCGCTTGATTTAAGTCGGAGTAGCGAAGATGAAACGGTTTCAATTGCTGTTCCAAATGAAATCGACACTGTTGATGATTTGGTTTCGCCGATCGATTTAATTGACCTTGTGCCAGAGCAAATGACTGAGTCACTTGGGTCTGATTTGCCCTTGCTTGACCTGATTTTGTCGGATGAAATCACACTAGAAACAGAAACAGAAACAGAAACAGAAACAGAAACAGAAACAGAAACAGAAACAGAAACAGAAACAGAAGCAGAAACAGAAGCAGAAACAGAAGCAGAAGCAGAAGCAGAAGCAGAAGCAGAAGCAGAAGAAGAAGCAGAAGCAGAAATTACGCTTGATGATCTAGTAATCGCAGAAGAAACAGCTCCAACCGAAGCCGTTGTCGAGCTTGAAAGTCGCGAAGCCGAGCTCATTGCTGTGCCGGAAGCTTTTGTTGCAACGGATTTGATTGGTCATTTGGGCCTGAGTACTGCCACAGAAATTGACGAGTCTTCACCGTTAGCGCACTTGGTTTCCAGCGAAGACACCTTGAATGCGGCGCGTGCCGAGCTTGATGCCACGCTGATTGATGATATCGACGTTCAACTCTTGCCAATTTTCATCGAGGAAAGCGAGGAGCTACTACCGCAACTGAGCCATGATTTACGGTTGTTGAGCGAAGGTTCAGACCACGATTCGGTCTTGCAACAAATCAAACGCTCTTTGCATACCGTAAAAGGTAGTGCGCGGATGAGTGGTGCGATGCGCATGGGTGAAGCGGCTCATCGGATGGAGTCGCGCTTGGTGGAGTCGGTTGAGATCAATCCAGAGCTACTGGCGCGTCTTGAAGGCGACTATGACTTGTTGCTCGCTTTGTTTGCCGAGTTAACAGAGCCTGCCAAGCCTGAAATGGCTGCAGAGGTCGGAACAGGCGCAGTGCCTGTTGTGCCTAAATTGTTGGCCGCTGCCGAAACGGATAACAAAACGGTGATCCGTGTTAAATCGGAATTGGTTGACCAATTGGTTAATCAGGCCGGTGAAGTTGCGATTTCGCGGACGCGGATTGAAGCTGAAATGCTGATGTTCAAGAGCTCATTGCTCGATTTGACCGAAAACGTTGCGCGTTTACGCACTCAATTGCGCGAGTTGGAAATTCAAGCTGAAACGCAAATGCAAGCGCGGGAAAAAGAAGTGCAAGAAATGCACGCCAGCTTTGACCCGCTCGAGTTTGACCGCTTTAGTCGCTTGCAAGAGCTGACCCGCTTTATGGCCGAAAGCGTGAATGACGTGGGCACGGTACAGCAAAGTTTGCTGAAAAACTTGGATGAATCGTCTGCCGCGCTGTTGGCGCAATCCAGAATGACCAAAGAATTGCAGCAAAGCTTGATGCGCGTGCGCATGGTGCCGTTTGCTAGCGTTTCTGATCGTCTCTATCGTTTAACGCGTCAAGCCGGTAAAGAAGTCGGTAAAAAGGTCAACTTGGAGCTCAAAGGTGGCCGCGTAGAAATCGATCGTGGCGTGTTGGACAAAATGATTTCGCCGTTTGAGCACATGCTGCGCAACGCGATTGACCATGGTTTAGAAAATACCGAAGACCGCGTTAGCCAAGGTAAGAGCGAGTTTGGTGAAATTCTGATTGAAGTTCGCCAAGAGGGTAATGAGCTAGTTCTTTTACTGAAAGACGATGGTAAAGGGCTGGATCTGCCGCGAATTCGTCAGAAAGGCTTGGATAAGGGACTGATTCGTGCCGATCAAGTCGTTTCTGATAATGATTTGTGCCATCTGATTTTTGAGCCGGGCTTCTCGACTGCATCAACAGTGACCCAATTGTCTGGCCGCGGCATTGGCATGGACGTGGTGAAAAACGAAGTGAGTAACTTGGGCGGGAAGATTGATGTATCGACCGTTGCCGGCCAAAGCACGACGTTTGTGATTCACCTGCCGTTGACTTTGGCGGTGGCGCAAGTGCTGTTGGTGAAGGCGGGCGAGCGTTTGATCGCGATTCCGTCGGTGATGATTGAGCAAGTGCAAGAGCTAAAATCCGAAGCCTTGGCGCGGATTTACGAGAACCGTGAACAAGAGTGGATGGGGCAGCGCTATCGCTTCGCCTACTTGCCGCGTCTATTGGGCGATGTGGCGGCGATTCCTGAGCAAAAACGTTACTCAACGGTGATTCTGTTGCGCTCAGGTGCAGAGCGGATTGCGCTCCACGTTGACCAGTTGGTGAAAAACCAAGAGGTCGTGGTCAAGCCTATTGGCCCACAATTAGCGCGGATTCCAGGTGTGGTTGGGGCTACCGTACTCGGTACGGGCGAAATCGTCTTGATCATGAACCCATTGGCTTTGTTGGCGCAATCCGCGCAAATTACCGCGCAAGTGCAAACGGTTGATACCTCGCATCAAGCGCAGCCAACGATGCCAGAGCAGTTGTCGACGGCTCCGGTGGTGATGGTGGTCGATGATTCACTAACGGTACGGAAGATTACGGGTCGTTTATTGGCGCGTGAGGGCTTCCAAGTTGTGACCGCCAAAGATGGTGTTGATGCCTTGCAGCAATTGCACGATGTGAAACCGGCTGTGATGTTGGTCGATATTGAAATGCCACGGATGGATGGTTTCGAGTTAACGCGGAATGTGCGCGTTGCCGACGACACCAAACACATTCCGATCATCATGATTACGTCGCGGACCGCTGAAAAGCATAAGAAATATGCGTTTGAGCTGGGCGTGAATGCTTATTTGGGCAAACCTTATCAGGAAGATGAGTTGCTCGGTTTGATTCGCCGCTTAGTCGCTGAATCGGCTTCATAA